TGCGCCGTCTGCAGTTGCGCCTTCCCTCATTAGTTTGACGATGCGTCTGACCCGTTGTCGTCATAACCCAACGAAATTCCTCGAACGCTCATGGCCGCACTGCAGTATGTCGTCGAGGGTGGATCCAAGCTCTCTGGCACCATTCGCCCGTCAGGCAACAAGAACGCCGCCCTGCCGATCGTCGCCGCCGCGCTCCTGTCGGAAGAGCAGGTCACACTCGAGAACGTTCCCCGCATCCGCGACGTCGAAACGCTCGTTGAGCTCATCAAGTCCGCGGGCGTGTGCGCGGAATGGAGGCAGCGCAACACACTCGTCATCGACGCGAAGACGGTCCGATCCGCGGAGCTCGATCCACAGCTCTGTAAGAAGATCCGTGCGTCGATTCTCCTCGCCGCGCCGATGCTCGCCCGCTGTGGCGAGGTCACGCTGCCACCTCCTGGAGGTGACGTCATCGGTCGTCGTCGACTCGATACGCATTTCCTCGCCTTACAACAGCTCGGCACTCACTTCGATCTCGGTGAGGCGTACAAGCTGAGCACGAAGCAGCTCCGCGGCGCCGACATCTTTCTCGACGAGCCCAGCGTCACCGGCACAGAGAACGCACTCATGGCAGCAGTCGCCGCCAAGGGCGTGACCAAGCTTCGTAACGCGGCATGCGAGCCACATGTGCAGGACCTCGCGCGTTTTCTCATCTCCATGGGTGCATCGATCGAGGGCATCGGAACCAACGTGCTCACGATTCAGGGCGGCCGACCGCTCAACGGCACCACGCACACGATCGGTCCCGACCACATCGAGGTTGGTTCATTCATAGGCCTGGCCGCGGTCACCGGATCGGAGCTGCGAATTGCCAGCGCGGGCGTTGAGCACTTACGCTCGATTCGCCTTGGCTTCGGTCGTCTGGGTGTGGAGTGCAAGACCGAAGGCGACGACCTCATTGTCCCCGCGAAGCAGGAAAAGACGATCCAGAGCGATCTCGGTGGGCACGTTCCCAAGCTCGAGGACCAGCCATGGCCGGCGTTCCCCGCGGACGTGATGTCGATCGCGATCGTGACCGCGACCCAGTGCGAAGGCGTGATCATGATGCATGAGAAGATGTTCGAGTCGCGAATGTTCTTCGTCGACAAACTCATCGGTATGGGCGCGCGAATCATCCTGTGCGATCCCCACCGCGCGGTCGTCGTCGGTCCCTCGCGGCTGCGCGGTGCGCAGGTGGAATCGCCCGACATCCGGGCCGGAATGGCAATCTTGTTGGCCGCGCTGTGCGCGACCGGCGAGAGCACGATCGACAATGTCGGTCAGATCGAGCGCGGTTACGAGCGAATCGACGAGCGCCTACGCGCGCTCGGCGCCAAGATCGAGCGAGTCGAGGAACGCCGGTCGACGTGACGATCCTCTCGGAATCCGAGACGGTCGACGACTTCGCGCCTTTCGGCATCACTGCTTTCACGACAACGCGCGCCAGTGGCTCCTTTGGACTAGCGTCCGACGAGCCCTCGGCTCACGTGATGAAGCGCTGGCGCCAGCTGCGCGAGGAACTTCGCCCGGGTGGGGTTCGCCTCGCGTCGGCTTCGCAGGTGCATGGCGCCAGAGTGGTGGTACATGGCGCTGATTGGGACGGCTGGCTCCGCGTTGACGAGGCGGACGGACACGTCTCGGCTTACCGCGGCCTCGCACTCGTCGTCACTGTCGCGGACTGCGTACCGGTGTTTGTCGCCCATCCCTCAGGTGCGGTGGCGCTGTTGCACTCCGGATGGCGAGGTACCGCCGCTCGAATCGTCGAGCGCGGAATCGACGCGCTGGCCCAGCGCGGATTCGCGATCTCCGAGCTGCGGATCCATTTGGGACCCGCGATTTGTGGCAAATGCTACGAAGTCGGTGCCGACGTTTATCGCCAGCTCACCGGTCGCGACTCGTCAGGCACAACCACTTGCGTCGATCTCAGAGCGCTGATCGCGGACCACGCCCGCGGCGCTGGCGTTCGGCACGTCACGAGCAGCTCTTTCTGCACCCGCTGCGACAATGATCGCTTCTACTCGCACCGCGCAGGCGAGTCTGGCCGACAGCTCGGGGTGATACTCGGCTGAGCCGCGGAACGTCGTAGTCGACAGTCTGCCTTCAACTTGACGGGCCTCTCCGCGTGGCCTAGCTTACGTCGCGCGCGGCACCAGGGGCCGCGGGACGAAATGTGGGGGATGCTCCCCACATTTTTTTGTTCCGCTAACCTTCCTCGATACCACATGAGCGATGAGCTGGAAAACGTTATTCGCCAGGAACTTGAAGGTTCTGGCTACGAGTTCGTCGAGCTGCGGCGAGGGGGTACGCGCAACCGTCCGCTGATCGAGGTTCGTATCGATCGTCGGGATGGCAATCGGGTGGCAGTGAGCGACTGCGCGACGGTGTCGCGAGCAATTGAGGCCCGGTTGGACGGCAGTACAATCGTACCTGAGAATTACGAGCTGCAAGTTTCCTCGCCAGGCGATCGGCCGTTGCGGTCACCAGGCGATTGGAAGCGGTTCGTCGGAGAATGGGCGAACGTCCTCAGCCCGGCGCAGGGCGGACGATTCGAGGGAAAGATCGCAGCAGTCGAAGGCGGAGAAGGCGCCGAGGTGGTCGTGCTCGAGCTGGAGCGCGGTCCGGAACGACGCATCCCGCTGTCGGACGTGAAAGAAGCTCGGCTCGCGTTTCACTTTAAATAGACGGCATCGGAGGGGACGCACTTGCCTCCGAACGAGGTGTCGGGATGATCGGTTCAGCAGAGATTCTCGCGGCGTTCCGGGAGCTGTCGAACGTCAAGCAGCTCGACCGGGCGGAGCTCTACGGGTTGCTGCAAGACGGCATAATGGCGGCGCTCGCGAAAAAATATGGGCCGAACGTTCAAGCCGAGGTCGACATCGACGACGGCAAGGGCGAAATCCGCATCGTTCTGCTCAAGGACGTAGTGGAAGGCGTCGAAGACGCCAGCCGCCAGATCTCGGTCGAGGACGCGCGCAGCTACGACGAAGGGTTCCAGGTCGGCGACGTGCTCGAGGAACCGATCGACTTCGCCGTCTTTGGCCGCGCCGCGGTTCAGGCGGCAAAGCAGCGAATCATCCAGCGCGTGCGGGAGGGCGAGCGCACTCGCATCCGCGACGAATTCGCTACCCGTGTCGGTGACCTCCTGTCCGGCGAGATCCAGCAGATCGAGCGCGGCAAGCTCGTCGTTATGCTCAACAAGTTTCGCGAAGCGGAAGCGATCATTCCCTATCGCGAGCAGAATCATCGCGAGCACTTCCACCAGGGCGAGCCGATTCGCGCCGTCCTCAAGCGCGTCGAGGAGACCCCGAAGGGGCCGCGTCTCATTCTGAGTCGCGCCGACGCCTTGTTCGTGAAGGCGCTCTTCAAGCTCGAGGTCCCGGAGATTCAGCAGGGAATCGTCGAGATTCGCGCGACGGCCCGTGAGGTCGGCAGCCGCACGAAGATCGCCGTTTTTTCGCGCGACGATTCGATCGATCCGGTCGGCGCGTGCGTCGGCCTCAAAGGCTCACGCGTGCAGGCAGTCGTGAACGAGTTGGGCGGC
The Gemmatimonadaceae bacterium DNA segment above includes these coding regions:
- the nusA gene encoding transcription termination factor NusA, with amino-acid sequence MIGSAEILAAFRELSNVKQLDRAELYGLLQDGIMAALAKKYGPNVQAEVDIDDGKGEIRIVLLKDVVEGVEDASRQISVEDARSYDEGFQVGDVLEEPIDFAVFGRAAVQAAKQRIIQRVREGERTRIRDEFATRVGDLLSGEIQQIERGKLVVMLNKFREAEAIIPYREQNHREHFHQGEPIRAVLKRVEETPKGPRLILSRADALFVKALFKLEVPEIQQGIVEIRATAREVGSRTKIAVFSRDDSIDPVGACVGLKGSRVQAVVNELGGERIDIVPWSPDPERFAKLALAPAKVARVFSDPTTKTIQAVVDEDQLSLAIGRNGQNVRLASELTGWKIDLYSSREWLERGTDSPLFAPLPEESDEMADVRLSDIQGLPPATVAVLEDAGYRTLNDIIDLEREDLLKLPGIAPAEADRIMGIIDELTTEDTSDEAAGGGERSTEPGEAGSTA
- a CDS encoding polyphenol oxidase family protein; the protein is MTILSESETVDDFAPFGITAFTTTRASGSFGLASDEPSAHVMKRWRQLREELRPGGVRLASASQVHGARVVVHGADWDGWLRVDEADGHVSAYRGLALVVTVADCVPVFVAHPSGAVALLHSGWRGTAARIVERGIDALAQRGFAISELRIHLGPAICGKCYEVGADVYRQLTGRDSSGTTTCVDLRALIADHARGAGVRHVTSSSFCTRCDNDRFYSHRAGESGRQLGVILG
- the rimP gene encoding ribosome maturation factor RimP; the protein is MWGMLPTFFCSANLPRYHMSDELENVIRQELEGSGYEFVELRRGGTRNRPLIEVRIDRRDGNRVAVSDCATVSRAIEARLDGSTIVPENYELQVSSPGDRPLRSPGDWKRFVGEWANVLSPAQGGRFEGKIAAVEGGEGAEVVVLELERGPERRIPLSDVKEARLAFHFK
- the murA gene encoding UDP-N-acetylglucosamine 1-carboxyvinyltransferase, encoding MAALQYVVEGGSKLSGTIRPSGNKNAALPIVAAALLSEEQVTLENVPRIRDVETLVELIKSAGVCAEWRQRNTLVIDAKTVRSAELDPQLCKKIRASILLAAPMLARCGEVTLPPPGGDVIGRRRLDTHFLALQQLGTHFDLGEAYKLSTKQLRGADIFLDEPSVTGTENALMAAVAAKGVTKLRNAACEPHVQDLARFLISMGASIEGIGTNVLTIQGGRPLNGTTHTIGPDHIEVGSFIGLAAVTGSELRIASAGVEHLRSIRLGFGRLGVECKTEGDDLIVPAKQEKTIQSDLGGHVPKLEDQPWPAFPADVMSIAIVTATQCEGVIMMHEKMFESRMFFVDKLIGMGARIILCDPHRAVVVGPSRLRGAQVESPDIRAGMAILLAALCATGESTIDNVGQIERGYERIDERLRALGAKIERVEERRST